From a single Mangifera indica cultivar Alphonso chromosome 19, CATAS_Mindica_2.1, whole genome shotgun sequence genomic region:
- the LOC123203127 gene encoding protein LIKE COV 2, translating to MTEDKESTSSSLSQGLTPHDPDDVPKSPPHSPNSSTRKACYAVLQSWVSKKFMTGCVVLFPVAVTFLVTWWFIEFVDGFFSPIYARLGIDIFGLGFLTSMLFIFFVGVFASSWLGSTVFLIGEWFIKRMPFMKHIYSASKQISSAISPDQNTTAFKEVAIIRHPRIGEYAFGFITSSLVLQRDDGDEELCSVYVPTNHLYIGDIFLVNSEEIIRPNLSVREGIEIIVSVGMTMPQVISPVERIPPLQGNRIPLNRII from the exons ATGACAGAAGACAAGGAATCGACGTCGAGTTCACTTAGTCAAGGCCTAACTCCTCACGACCCGGACGATGTCCCCAAGTCTCCTCCTCATTCCCCCAACTCCTCTACTCGCAAG GCTTGCTATGCTGTTTTACAGAGTTGGGTCTCAAAGAAGTTCATGACTGGATG TGTGGTTCTCTTTCCAGTTGCCGTTACATTTTTAGTCACATGGTGGTTCATTGAGTTTGTTGACGGTTTCTTCAGTCCAATATATGCAAGGCTTGGAATAGATATATTTG GTCTTGGGTTTCTTACATCTATGCTTTTCATATTCTTTGTGGGAGTATTTGCTTCATCATGGTTGGGTTCCACTGTGTTTTTGATTGGGGAATGGTTTATAAAGCGGATGCCCTTTATGAAGCACATATACTCAGCCTCTAAACAAATTAGCTCCGCCATTTCTCCAG ACCAGAACACAACTGCCTTTAAAGAGGTTGCAATTATTCGCCATCCTCGCATTGGCGAGTATGCATTTGGTTTTATAACATCATCTCTTGTTCTTCAG AGGGATGATGGAGATGAAGAGCTATGCAGTGTTTATGTCCCAACAAACCATTTATACATTGGTGACATATTTCTGGTCAACTCTGAGGAGATTATAAGACCAAATTTGTCTGTACGAGAAGGAATAG AAATCATCGTTTCGGTGGGCATGACAATGCCGCAGGTAATTTCTCCTGTAGAAAGGATTCCTCCTCTTCAAGGCAATAGAATTCCTCTAAACAGGATAATATGA